In one Catenovulum adriaticum genomic region, the following are encoded:
- a CDS encoding XrtA-associated tyrosine autokinase has protein sequence MSTIEKALAKQKLAEQEKKKNQQVESETLQEKSFSASSTPVDAEARVQQVETRPSNTSEKSVTIPLDTMDQQGYVSLSSNRKLINEELRAIKRKVIRNAFGGLAKTLQASNLITVTSTRPGEGKSFTAINLALSIALEQDKTVLLVDADVLKPSISKKFQVEDSVDAGLMEFLLEEVNDVTDIMYKTNIDNLRFIPAGRPSHLSTELLASEKMALLAEEFVKRYPDRIVIMDAPPLLGINETAVLANLAGQILIVVEEEKTHLGELKQAVEQLDQEKAIGFVMNKAKKQDSTTGYGYGYAYAYASEK, from the coding sequence ATGAGTACCATTGAAAAAGCTTTGGCTAAGCAAAAACTTGCCGAGCAAGAAAAGAAAAAAAATCAACAAGTCGAATCAGAAACGTTGCAAGAAAAATCGTTTTCAGCTTCTTCAACACCGGTTGATGCCGAAGCGAGGGTTCAGCAAGTTGAAACTCGACCTAGTAATACGTCGGAGAAATCAGTAACGATTCCGCTGGACACTATGGATCAGCAAGGCTATGTGTCGCTTTCTTCAAATAGAAAACTGATTAACGAAGAACTTAGAGCGATTAAACGCAAAGTAATACGTAACGCGTTTGGTGGTTTGGCGAAAACTTTACAAGCTTCTAATTTGATTACTGTAACAAGCACGAGGCCTGGAGAAGGAAAATCGTTCACGGCAATTAACTTAGCTTTGAGTATAGCTCTCGAGCAAGACAAAACGGTACTTTTGGTAGATGCAGATGTTTTAAAACCTTCGATTAGTAAAAAATTTCAAGTAGAAGATTCAGTCGATGCGGGTTTGATGGAATTTTTACTTGAAGAAGTCAATGACGTCACCGACATTATGTATAAGACCAATATTGATAATCTCAGATTTATTCCTGCTGGTAGGCCAAGTCATTTATCTACAGAATTACTGGCGAGTGAAAAAATGGCGCTGTTGGCAGAAGAGTTTGTAAAACGTTACCCAGACAGAATCGTTATCATGGATGCGCCGCCTCTATTAGGGATTAACGAAACTGCGGTATTAGCTAATTTGGCAGGGCAAATCTTAATCGTAGTTGAAGAAGAAAAAACGCATCTAGGTGAGCTTAAGCAAGCCGTTGAACAACTGGATCAAGAGAAAGCAATTGGCTTTGTGATGAATAAAGCTAAAAAGCAAGACTCAACTACAGGATATGGATATGGCTACGCGTATGCTTACGCCTCTGAAAAATAA
- a CDS encoding DUF2959 domain-containing protein, with amino-acid sequence MKNSLLIASSFSLLVGCQSAYYSAMEKVGYHKRDILVDRVEDAQDSQKDAQEQFKSALEQFKSTVQFDGGKLEKVYNQLNDEYNESKEAAEAVSERIEKVDSVAQALFDEWQDELEEYSNARLKQQSAEQLRETRRQYSKLIRSMRKAEDKMKPFLTAFNDNVLFLKHNLNASAISSLKGELLNIQRNVDGLIKEMGKSIDESDQFIKSLKTS; translated from the coding sequence ATGAAAAATTCACTATTAATAGCATCAAGCTTTTCGCTATTAGTCGGCTGTCAGTCGGCTTACTATTCAGCGATGGAAAAAGTAGGCTATCACAAAAGAGATATTTTAGTCGATCGCGTTGAAGATGCTCAAGATTCACAAAAAGATGCTCAAGAACAATTTAAATCTGCGCTAGAGCAGTTTAAATCAACCGTTCAATTTGATGGTGGAAAACTTGAAAAAGTATATAACCAACTTAACGATGAGTATAACGAGAGTAAAGAGGCTGCAGAAGCAGTTAGCGAGCGTATCGAAAAAGTAGACAGCGTTGCTCAGGCGCTTTTTGACGAATGGCAAGATGAACTTGAAGAATATAGCAATGCCAGACTCAAACAGCAAAGTGCAGAGCAACTCAGGGAAACCAGACGCCAATACAGCAAGCTAATTCGTTCAATGCGTAAAGCAGAAGATAAAATGAAGCCATTTTTAACCGCCTTTAACGACAATGTTTTATTTTTAAAGCATAACCTAAATGCGAGCGCAATTAGTTCACTTAAAGGAGAGTTACTTAATATTCAGCGGAATGTCGATGGCTTAATTAAAGAGATGGGCAAATCAATTGATGAGTCAGATCAGTTTATCAAGTCGTTAAAAACGTCATAG
- a CDS encoding YqaE/Pmp3 family membrane protein, which translates to MLYLLAILLPPIAVLFVGRPILALLNLFLCLFFYIPGIVHALFLVHSAKSDKRQKELIEAMKSNQR; encoded by the coding sequence ATGTTATATCTTCTCGCTATTTTACTACCGCCTATTGCCGTCTTATTTGTTGGACGACCTATCCTTGCGTTACTAAATTTATTTTTGTGTTTATTTTTTTATATTCCAGGGATAGTGCATGCACTTTTTTTAGTACACAGTGCAAAATCTGATAAGCGCCAAAAAGAATTAATCGAAGCGATGAAAAGCAATCAAAGATAA
- the tatA gene encoding Sec-independent protein translocase subunit TatA: MLGGISVWQLLIILIIVVLLFGTKKLKNMGRDLGGALRGFKEEYKSDESNSKEEDDNLSEETHKNIEQQNAKNVDQTQQTTEQTSKEK, translated from the coding sequence ATGCTCGGTGGCATTAGTGTTTGGCAATTACTCATTATATTAATCATAGTCGTTTTATTATTCGGCACCAAAAAATTAAAAAATATGGGTCGTGATTTAGGTGGTGCATTGAGAGGTTTTAAAGAAGAGTATAAATCGGACGAATCCAATTCAAAAGAAGAGGATGACAATTTGTCTGAAGAGACTCATAAAAACATTGAACAACAAAATGCTAAGAATGTAGATCAAACTCAACAAACAACTGAACAAACCTCAAAAGAAAAGTAG
- the tatB gene encoding Sec-independent protein translocase protein TatB, protein MLDIGFWELALIGILALLVLGPERLPSALRSVGKAVRTVKQTANHLKSEFNHELRVSELHEQLKQAEAKGMQNLTETEQNAVAELQEAARSVNASIQPESLENKSESNSKESK, encoded by the coding sequence ATGTTGGATATTGGTTTTTGGGAATTAGCGCTGATAGGTATATTAGCTTTGTTAGTTTTAGGACCTGAACGCTTGCCGAGTGCATTGCGTTCGGTAGGTAAAGCTGTGCGTACAGTTAAGCAAACTGCAAATCATTTAAAATCTGAGTTTAACCATGAACTGAGAGTCTCTGAGTTACATGAACAGCTCAAACAGGCTGAAGCAAAAGGTATGCAAAATTTAACTGAAACTGAACAAAATGCGGTGGCTGAACTTCAAGAAGCAGCTCGCTCAGTTAATGCTTCTATTCAACCTGAATCACTGGAAAATAAATCTGAATCTAACTCAAAAGAATCAAAATAA
- the tatC gene encoding twin-arginine translocase subunit TatC, giving the protein MSEQQPLISHLTELRNRLVKTILVILVIFLASVGFSNHIYHWVALPLIQALPESTSMIATGVATPFLTPFKLTLVLSIFAAMPYALYHIWAFIAPALYQHERKLVAPLIASSSLLFYLGIAFAYYVVFPLAFPFFVGAAPEGVTVSTDINSYLDFVLKLFFAFGVAFEIPIATVLMVWTGMTTPADLAQKRRFVIVGVFIVGMLLTPPDVISQILLAIPMWLLFEVGVMISRFYYKPDNDETEPDEQDLN; this is encoded by the coding sequence ATGAGTGAGCAACAACCTTTAATTAGCCATTTAACCGAGTTAAGAAACCGTTTAGTTAAAACTATTTTAGTGATACTAGTGATTTTTTTAGCATCAGTTGGTTTTTCTAATCATATTTATCATTGGGTAGCTTTGCCATTAATTCAGGCATTACCTGAATCTACCAGTATGATCGCAACAGGTGTTGCAACCCCATTTTTAACCCCATTTAAACTGACTTTAGTTTTGTCTATTTTTGCCGCTATGCCTTATGCACTTTACCATATATGGGCATTTATAGCGCCTGCACTCTATCAGCATGAACGCAAGTTGGTTGCGCCTTTAATTGCCAGTTCTTCATTGCTGTTTTATTTGGGGATTGCATTTGCTTATTATGTTGTGTTTCCGCTAGCGTTTCCGTTCTTTGTTGGAGCTGCGCCGGAGGGTGTTACCGTTTCAACCGATATTAATAGTTATTTAGATTTTGTCTTAAAATTGTTTTTTGCATTTGGGGTTGCGTTTGAAATTCCAATTGCCACCGTGTTAATGGTTTGGACTGGAATGACTACGCCCGCTGATTTGGCACAAAAACGCCGCTTTGTGATCGTGGGGGTGTTTATTGTGGGTATGTTGCTAACCCCGCCAGATGTTATTTCTCAAATATTATTAGCTATTCCAATGTGGTTATTATTTGAAGTAGGCGTGATGATCTCACGTTTTTACTATAAGCCAGATAATGATGAAACCGAACCTGATGAACAGGATCTAAATTAG
- a CDS encoding TatD family hydrolase gives MQQFESKKTQHIISTELQCTTLALENCFDIGVNLTNTQFENDYELQIKQANAAGVSHLCITGTSEQESILAANMAQQYEQVYATAGVHPHDAKDVSDNYLNVLKDLYQNNASVRAIGECGLDFNRNYSPQEIQIKVFNEQLQLASELNAPLFLHQRDAHQAFLNQLKAQRNQLKQIVVHCFTGSQAELEDYLELDCYIGITGWICDERRGQDVLKLVSQIPNDRLLIETDAPFLIPRNLKPKPKSRKNLPCYLPHIAEQIAKQKQLDVATVARQTFYNSLAFFNLTQGTI, from the coding sequence ATGCAGCAGTTTGAATCGAAAAAGACTCAACATATAATTTCAACTGAGTTGCAATGTACAACATTAGCTTTAGAAAACTGTTTTGATATTGGGGTTAATTTAACCAATACTCAATTCGAAAATGATTACGAGCTGCAAATTAAACAAGCTAACGCTGCCGGTGTTTCACACTTGTGTATTACTGGTACTAGCGAGCAAGAGTCTATTTTAGCGGCTAATATGGCGCAGCAGTATGAGCAGGTTTACGCCACTGCTGGCGTTCACCCGCACGATGCTAAAGATGTGTCTGATAATTATCTGAATGTATTAAAAGATCTCTACCAAAATAACGCTTCAGTCAGAGCAATAGGTGAATGTGGGTTAGATTTTAATCGTAATTATTCACCACAAGAAATTCAAATAAAGGTATTTAATGAGCAATTACAGCTAGCAAGTGAATTAAATGCCCCTTTATTTTTACACCAAAGAGATGCTCACCAAGCTTTTTTAAACCAGTTAAAAGCGCAACGCAATCAACTTAAACAGATAGTAGTGCACTGTTTTACTGGCTCACAAGCTGAATTAGAAGATTATCTTGAATTGGATTGTTATATTGGTATTACTGGCTGGATATGCGATGAACGTCGCGGGCAAGATGTTTTAAAGTTAGTCAGTCAAATTCCCAATGATCGTTTATTGATTGAAACAGACGCGCCTTTTTTAATACCACGAAACTTAAAGCCTAAACCTAAAAGTAGAAAAAATTTACCTTGTTATTTACCGCATATTGCCGAGCAAATCGCAAAGCAAAAACAGCTCGATGTCGCAACCGTGGCGCGTCAAACATTTTATAACAGCTTAGCCTTTTTTAATTTAACGCAAGGGACCATCTAA
- a CDS encoding GGDEF domain-containing protein: MTSLTLALMSMVFILLLVNSALWYFLKQSRFAMNAMLALIVLSLNMLAFVWPLYGAKVPEVTTLNRVQSILSGGVYLSLLIQLVLAVSLLVRRPMVLIREKRLHMSWLISCLLVVVSLVLLKSYYPLIITTGLSVMLVITVFFQFKLAFKDEYKWPVLGFDAFLFAAIFLNYWLVQSVQFSQFALTSYNLSMLIYVFASLLFICQQYSDATKAQKLEREHQLELLSKQKMSAQNQLAAEHEAYQQLEVEMQARNFELEVTMRELQEQNKKLEQLNTQDALTGVKNRRYFEQRILSEFRRSRREKAPLSLIMVDIDRFKSINDNYGHLVGDQAIRQTARLMQQQLRRVSDCICRYGGEEFAIILPMTDRQGAKLFAENLRSQLNSEPLVTSDVSLTITASFGVATLYANDNNNEGELIAQADKALYQAKQQGRNRTVCAEQNVVLALNASQL, translated from the coding sequence ATGACCTCCTTGACATTAGCTTTAATGTCTATGGTGTTTATCCTGCTACTTGTTAACAGTGCTTTGTGGTATTTTTTAAAACAATCTCGATTTGCTATGAATGCCATGCTAGCACTGATTGTTTTAAGCTTAAATATGCTGGCTTTTGTGTGGCCATTATACGGAGCGAAGGTACCTGAAGTGACTACCTTAAATAGGGTGCAAAGCATTTTATCCGGCGGGGTTTATCTCTCTTTGCTTATTCAGCTCGTACTAGCGGTGAGTCTTTTAGTGCGTCGGCCAATGGTATTGATACGCGAAAAAAGATTGCATATGAGTTGGTTAATTAGCTGTTTACTTGTGGTGGTTAGTCTTGTTTTACTTAAATCTTATTACCCGCTTATTATTACTACTGGGCTGAGTGTTATGTTGGTAATAACGGTGTTTTTTCAATTTAAACTGGCTTTTAAAGATGAGTATAAATGGCCTGTTTTAGGGTTTGACGCCTTTTTATTCGCTGCAATTTTTTTGAATTATTGGTTGGTCCAATCGGTGCAGTTTTCTCAGTTTGCACTAACCAGTTATAACTTGAGCATGCTGATATATGTATTTGCTAGTTTGTTGTTTATTTGCCAGCAATATAGCGATGCGACCAAAGCGCAGAAGTTGGAAAGAGAGCACCAGCTTGAATTGCTCTCTAAGCAAAAAATGTCCGCTCAAAATCAACTTGCAGCAGAGCATGAGGCTTATCAGCAGCTTGAAGTAGAAATGCAAGCGCGAAATTTTGAACTTGAAGTCACAATGCGAGAACTTCAAGAGCAAAATAAAAAGCTTGAGCAGCTCAATACTCAAGATGCGCTCACTGGTGTTAAAAACCGGCGTTATTTTGAACAAAGAATTTTATCTGAATTTAGACGAAGCCGCCGTGAAAAAGCACCGCTGAGTTTAATCATGGTTGATATAGATAGGTTTAAATCGATTAACGATAATTATGGCCATTTGGTGGGCGATCAAGCTATCCGGCAGACAGCTCGGTTAATGCAGCAGCAATTACGTCGAGTATCAGATTGTATTTGCCGATATGGTGGTGAAGAATTTGCAATTATTTTACCGATGACTGATAGGCAAGGAGCAAAGCTCTTTGCCGAAAACCTTCGTTCACAATTAAATAGCGAACCATTGGTGACGAGTGATGTCAGTCTAACCATTACCGCCAGCTTTGGCGTCGCAACTTTATATGCCAATGATAACAATAACGAGGGTGAATTAATTGCTCAGGCAGATAAAGCGCTTTATCAAGCAAAACAGCAAGGACGTAACCGAACCGTCTGCGCTGAACAGAATGTTGTTTTAGCATTAAATGCAAGTCAACTCTAA
- the hemB gene encoding porphobilinogen synthase: MNFSQFPNSRKRRMRKDAFSRDLMAENQLTVKDLIYPMFVVEGKDRTETVDSMPGINRQSIDLVLKEAETLVKLGVPAVALFPVTPIEKKSLMAEEAYAEDGLAQKTVRALKSEFPELGVITDVALDPFTTHGQDGIIDDNGYVLNDVTTDILVKQALSHAAAGADVVAPSDMMDGRIAAIRHALEKEQQINTRILAYSAKYASAYYGPFRDAVGSAANLKGADKKTYQMDPANSDEALHEVAMDIAEGADMVMVKPGMPYLDIIHRVKQTYKVPTFAYQVSGEYAMHKAAINNGWLAEKPCVLESLLAFKRAGADGILTYFAKDVATWLAQDN; encoded by the coding sequence ATGAACTTTTCTCAATTTCCTAATTCACGTAAGCGTAGAATGCGCAAAGATGCCTTTAGCCGAGATTTAATGGCCGAGAACCAACTAACCGTAAAAGATTTAATTTATCCTATGTTTGTGGTTGAAGGTAAAGACAGAACAGAAACCGTTGACTCTATGCCGGGCATAAACCGCCAATCAATTGATTTGGTATTAAAGGAAGCCGAAACTTTAGTTAAGCTAGGGGTTCCCGCAGTCGCTTTATTTCCGGTCACGCCTATTGAAAAAAAATCATTGATGGCTGAAGAAGCTTATGCTGAAGACGGATTAGCGCAAAAAACCGTTAGAGCGCTTAAAAGCGAGTTTCCTGAATTAGGGGTAATTACAGATGTCGCACTTGACCCTTTTACCACTCACGGACAAGACGGTATTATTGATGATAACGGTTATGTATTAAATGACGTCACCACAGATATTTTAGTTAAACAAGCTTTATCTCATGCTGCAGCAGGCGCTGACGTAGTTGCCCCTTCAGATATGATGGATGGTCGAATTGCTGCTATTCGTCATGCGTTAGAGAAAGAACAACAAATTAATACTCGGATTTTAGCTTACTCAGCAAAATATGCCTCGGCTTATTATGGACCATTTAGAGATGCAGTAGGGTCTGCCGCAAATTTAAAAGGGGCAGATAAAAAAACGTATCAAATGGATCCAGCAAACAGCGATGAAGCTTTACATGAAGTCGCAATGGATATCGCTGAAGGCGCAGACATGGTTATGGTTAAACCCGGGATGCCATATTTGGATATTATTCACCGTGTTAAACAAACTTATAAGGTGCCAACATTTGCATATCAAGTATCTGGTGAATACGCAATGCACAAAGCGGCTATTAATAATGGGTGGTTGGCCGAAAAACCTTGTGTATTAGAATCATTATTAGCTTTTAAACGGGCAGGTGCCGACGGCATACTAACCTACTTTGCAAAGGATGTTGCAACTTGGTTAGCTCAAGACAACTAA
- a CDS encoding c-type cytochrome, whose amino-acid sequence MFKQLNKTVAVAALFVAPLVQANDMSVDAIKDRIKPIGSVHVAGAQAAGSSGGARSGEDVYNASCTACHGVGVLGAPKPNSDDWTPRLEKGMDTLLKHAIEGFNSMPPKGTCMDCSDDEIKAAIEYMVEGV is encoded by the coding sequence ATGTTTAAACAATTGAATAAAACGGTTGCCGTGGCTGCATTATTTGTTGCGCCTTTAGTGCAAGCAAATGACATGAGCGTTGACGCAATCAAAGACAGAATTAAGCCGATAGGCTCTGTGCATGTTGCGGGTGCTCAAGCCGCAGGCAGTTCTGGTGGCGCTCGTTCAGGTGAAGATGTATATAATGCAAGTTGTACAGCTTGTCATGGTGTAGGCGTTTTAGGTGCACCTAAGCCAAACTCAGATGACTGGACACCAAGATTAGAAAAAGGCATGGATACTTTATTAAAACATGCTATCGAAGGTTTTAACTCAATGCCACCTAAAGGGACTTGTATGGATTGTAGCGACGACGAAATAAAAGCTGCAATTGAATACATGGTTGAAGGTGTATAG
- a CDS encoding sensor domain-containing phosphodiesterase, whose product MAAKQNFRNRQLKKLLSLKRKAQDVHACLLEIADLTRFANSPEDFYFQLHEIIGSVIKAPNLYVVFKNSTSKEYEFLYYASQQKPTFEIPKIPTNVIELGLTGYLLRTQKPLLCDAQGYQNLLQQGEILQLGQPAYSWLGVPVQLVSGDTGALVIQSYDPNVEFTQQDLAILDILSVHITHAIERLKQQTQLEREILARSKALQTAKKTLKNEVKDKTQYQYMQRLLLTLNESFDFSLPIESLHQAITDVIQKVFNPDMQYIAQRQVDGQWGFSFVDNQNIKMLDAHNIFMPFNEYFSLDPVPLLLSQVEINRLTELGALNINQQQQKELNNYTWVAAPLYRPTKYGQQIEDLSYSESLSCICMVRKVQAGIPDKQGYQHHDVERFHFLVSQCNLLLQKWDAQHGLHQTHFELERIIEERTQDLNSANVNLNQQITQKEQAQAQLYHDANHDHLTGLPNRQLFNRKLLNALAQFHVNPSAEYGVLFIDLDRFKIINDTFGHLVSDQFLIEVSRRIKSCLSQHAILARMGGDEFVILLQSQQVVKVAQKIAQQILDNLNTCFNIEGHEIFAGCSIGITSSEQNYQKPADILRDADTAMYRAKHLGKGCYVLFDENLHDTLVEQLALESALRIAIKQKQFNLEYQPIVNLLANEIVALEIQIHWQHPEQGLIPTRKFIQLAEQTGLIYDIDMLSLEQACAYLHEQQATSCNACTVISVNLDALFLENKTYLEPLFNYLQHSGLDLHYLVLEFSETSIKHMDLAIQSIDKLTQLGVRVAIDHFGARSGSLSLLFEAKIDFVKIDKGLIQNLHSQIDKQKYAQTILAIGQQHNIIMIADGVNSEQALLNAQSIDCTFAQGSEIVEPQPVSNIQQQGSYFSKSRKFAM is encoded by the coding sequence TTGGCTGCTAAACAAAATTTTAGAAACCGACAACTAAAAAAATTACTGAGCTTAAAAAGAAAAGCTCAGGATGTTCATGCGTGCTTATTAGAGATTGCCGATTTAACTCGTTTTGCTAATAGCCCTGAAGATTTTTATTTTCAATTACACGAAATTATTGGCAGTGTTATTAAAGCGCCTAATTTGTATGTGGTATTTAAAAACTCAACGTCAAAAGAGTATGAGTTTTTATATTATGCTAGCCAGCAAAAGCCTACTTTTGAAATTCCTAAAATACCTACGAATGTTATTGAATTAGGGCTTACGGGCTATTTATTACGTACACAAAAACCTTTATTGTGCGATGCCCAAGGTTACCAAAACTTGCTGCAGCAAGGCGAAATTTTACAGCTGGGGCAGCCTGCGTATAGTTGGCTGGGGGTTCCTGTTCAATTGGTTTCTGGTGATACGGGTGCTTTAGTCATTCAAAGCTATGATCCCAACGTTGAGTTTACACAGCAAGACTTAGCAATTTTAGATATATTATCTGTCCATATTACCCATGCAATAGAGCGGCTTAAACAGCAAACACAACTTGAGCGTGAAATTTTAGCTCGTAGCAAAGCTTTACAGACCGCCAAAAAAACGCTTAAAAATGAAGTTAAAGATAAAACACAATATCAATATATGCAGCGTTTATTATTGACGTTAAATGAGTCGTTTGATTTTAGTTTGCCTATCGAAAGTTTACATCAGGCGATTACTGATGTAATTCAAAAAGTATTTAACCCTGATATGCAATACATTGCACAGCGGCAAGTTGATGGGCAATGGGGATTTTCCTTTGTCGATAATCAAAATATTAAAATGCTGGATGCTCATAATATTTTTATGCCTTTTAATGAGTATTTTAGCTTAGACCCTGTTCCTTTATTATTATCCCAAGTTGAAATTAACCGTTTAACTGAATTGGGCGCGCTGAATATTAACCAGCAGCAACAAAAGGAATTGAATAATTATACTTGGGTTGCTGCGCCTTTATATCGACCTACAAAATATGGTCAGCAGATAGAAGATTTAAGCTATAGTGAATCTTTATCTTGTATTTGTATGGTGCGAAAAGTCCAGGCGGGGATACCGGATAAGCAAGGCTACCAGCACCATGATGTCGAGCGGTTTCATTTTTTAGTATCTCAATGTAATTTGTTACTGCAAAAGTGGGATGCACAGCACGGGTTGCACCAAACTCATTTTGAACTTGAACGTATTATCGAAGAGCGAACTCAAGATTTAAATTCGGCTAATGTAAATTTGAATCAGCAAATAACCCAAAAAGAGCAGGCACAAGCTCAACTTTATCATGATGCAAATCATGACCATTTAACAGGTTTACCTAATCGACAATTATTTAATCGCAAGTTATTAAATGCTTTAGCGCAATTTCATGTAAATCCGTCAGCTGAATATGGCGTTTTATTTATAGATTTAGATCGTTTTAAAATAATAAATGATACTTTTGGCCACTTAGTCAGCGATCAGTTTTTAATTGAAGTGAGTCGAAGAATTAAAAGCTGTCTTAGTCAGCATGCAATACTGGCAAGGATGGGAGGCGATGAATTTGTCATTTTATTGCAATCGCAACAAGTTGTTAAAGTGGCTCAAAAAATAGCACAACAAATCTTAGATAATCTTAATACTTGTTTTAATATTGAAGGCCATGAAATTTTTGCAGGCTGCAGTATTGGCATTACTTCGTCGGAGCAAAACTATCAAAAACCAGCTGATATTTTACGTGATGCTGATACCGCTATGTATCGCGCTAAACATTTAGGAAAAGGTTGCTACGTATTATTTGATGAGAATTTACATGATACTTTAGTTGAGCAACTGGCGCTTGAATCCGCTTTAAGAATAGCGATTAAGCAAAAGCAATTTAATTTGGAATATCAGCCTATTGTTAATTTGTTGGCTAACGAAATAGTTGCACTTGAAATTCAAATTCATTGGCAACACCCTGAACAAGGCTTAATTCCAACCCGAAAATTTATTCAATTAGCTGAACAAACTGGCCTAATATATGACATAGATATGCTTTCGCTTGAGCAAGCGTGTGCGTATCTGCATGAACAACAGGCAACATCGTGCAATGCCTGCACTGTGATCTCGGTTAATTTAGATGCTTTATTTTTAGAAAATAAAACGTATTTAGAGCCACTATTTAACTACTTGCAGCATAGCGGACTTGATTTGCATTACCTCGTATTAGAGTTTAGTGAGACGTCTATTAAGCATATGGATCTGGCTATTCAATCTATTGATAAGTTGACTCAGTTAGGTGTTCGGGTTGCCATTGATCATTTTGGTGCTCGTTCTGGGTCTTTATCCTTGTTATTTGAAGCAAAAATTGATTTTGTTAAAATAGATAAAGGATTAATTCAAAACCTGCATTCTCAAATAGATAAGCAAAAATACGCCCAAACTATTCTAGCAATAGGGCAACAGCATAACATTATTATGATTGCAGATGGGGTTAATAGCGAACAAGCCTTATTAAATGCTCAGTCGATTGATTGTACATTTGCACAAGGCTCAGAAATAGTTGAACCTCAGCCCGTATCAAACATTCAACAGCAAGGGTCTTATTTTAGTAAATCACGCAAATTTGCAATGTGA